The genomic window GTCTCCGGTACGCGTCGGATCACCGCCTCTCCTCCCTCGGACTTGACCCCTTCGGCCGCCGCCTGGATCATCTTATAGGTGTGACCATACGTCGAATAGTAGACGAGATAGATCTTCATACCACCTCCGTGGACTATATAATCGTACACTTATATTACTAAAACAGTAAGAAATCGGCAAGGACACACCCTTCCCCGACCATGGGGAATCGACTGCTCCATGAGGCGGGTACAAGCGAAGGCGCGCCCCGGGGAAGCCCAAAGGGAGACTCGATGGAGGACGCCCGTGAGGGGTTCCGGCTCACCGTGCAGGGAGGTGAGTACGTACCCAGAGGAGCACTTCCTCCAGGACGTGCTGCCGAGCGAGGTCGTGCTCGAGCTTGTGCAGCCCCTCCTCGACCCAGAGGAGCCGTTTGTCGGAGCTCCCCGCGTGCTGGAAAAAACGTTCGGTGGCGGGCGGAGACACCACATGGTCTCTGCGGCCCTGAAGCACGAGGAGGGGGATCGTGAGACCCGGCGCCCGCTCATGGCATCGTTCGATTGCCCCTTCCATCTCCACGACGAGCCTCGGACTCCCGAGTCCGTGGGAGAGGGGATCGGAGAGAAGACGCTTCAACATCACCGGATCCCTGGTGAGGCCGCCTGTATCGAGTCCCGAGGGGATACGGAGCCCGGGAAGAAGGGCGGCAAGAAGGCGTCCGAGCGTCCTTCGCCAGGGGGGAATCCCCTCGAGGGAGAGGGCGGGAGCCGAGGCGACCACACCGGCGAGCCCCTCACCCTCGGTGGCGGCGTACTCGAGCACGATCGTGCCGCCCATGCTGTGCCCGTAGAGGAACACGGGCCGGTCGAGGAAGTCGCGTACGGCCTTCTCCCTGAAAAGGGAGAGCTCCCCATGGAAGACGTCCCACGAGGGGATGTAGCCCCGTGCTCCCCCCGATTGTCCGTGGCCGTAGTGATCCGGCGCATAGACCGCACACCCTTCGTCGGCAAGCCGTCCCGCGAGTTCCACGAAGTTGCCCGAATGCTCCCCAAACCCATGGGCCACGATGACCACCGCCTTCACCCGGTCCGGGATCCAGAGCCGGTAAAAGAGTCGAACACCTGCATGGTCCACCACGTGTTCTTCGTAAGAGCGCAACGCCATGTGTGCCCTCCTTTCTCTGCACTATGATGAAAATCTCACATTCCGCTCACACCCGACTGACCCGTTCGGTGTATCTCTCGTGACATGAAACCACGACAGACCATCGCCCTGGGCATAAACGGAGAAGGAAGGGGCCATGCCTCCCGGGCCCTCAGCATCCTCCCCTCTCTTGTCGAACGGTATCGGGTGGTCGTCTACGCACCACACACCATCCGACCCCTCTTCCGGCCGTTCACGCGGGAAGGCGTAGAGCTCCGGGACCTTCCCCACATCCACTATATCACGGAGGAGTTCAAAATCAACTATCCGGCAACCATACGATCCAACCTCCCCCTCCTCCTCCGCTTCCCCACCATCCTCGCGACACTCCGCGCATCCCTGCGTGAGGAACGCGTGGACTTCGTGGTGAGCGACTACGAGCCGTTCCTCTCGAGGGCGGCAGTGAGGGAGAGGATCCCCTGTCTGCTCCTCAACCACCCGGGAGTGGTCCTGAGGAGCTTCTCACTCTTTCCCGATGCCTTGGCGGCGAAACTGGTGTCCCTCTTCATGATGCCCTCCGGAGGCACACGCCTCCTCTCCTCGTTCTACCGGGGCACGGTGGGACCACTCATCCGCGAGGAGATCCGCGAGCAGGTCCCCACACCGGGGGAACGTTTCCTCGTGTACGCGAAACCCTGCTTCAAGGCACAGGTGGTGGAGATCCTGGAAGAACTGGGGGTGCCCTACGACCTCTTCCCGGACCCGCACAAAGACTTTCCCTCGCATCTCGCCCGGTGCAGAGGTGTGATCACCGGTGCAGGCCACCAGATCATCGCGGAATCCCTCTACCTGGGGAAGCCCGTGTGTGCCATCCCTTTCAAGGGGCAGTACGAGCAGAGGCTCAACGCGATCATGTTGGAACGATCGGGCCGGGGACTCCACGCCCCACCCTCCCGACTAAAGGAGAAGCTCACGGAGTTCATCCATCAGATAGAGACCTTTCCCCGGCAACCCTCTACGTCCGAGCCCATCTGCACCACGGATTCCACCGGGGCGGTGCTGAGATACATCCGGGCTGCCCTCGCGAGGCGGCCCGTCGGAGTCTCACCCGTACCGGTGAAGGTGAACCCGTAAAGTTTTTGACAGATGATCGGATACAGGATATACTCATAGTGTGGCAGAGATAAACCTCGTCCACGTGTACAAGTATTTCTACCCAGCGTTCAGTTTCAAGAACTTCTTTCGGAAGAAGGGGGCCCTCCTCGGCCCCAGAGAGCCTCACTTCGCCCTCACGGACGTGAATCTCACCATCCCCGATGCGCGAACGACCGTGGTCCTCGGTCCGACGGGATGCGGAAAGAGCACGCTCCTCCGCATCATCGGCGGGCTCCTCCCCCCCGACCAGGGGAAAGTGCTCTTCGACGGAAAGGACATCACAGAGCTCCCACCGGGCGAGAGACGGATCGGCATGGTGTTCCAGGATTACGCACTCTACCCGCACCTCACCGTCAAGACCAACATCCTCTCCTACTTCTTCTTCAAGAAATGGACGAAGCAGTGGTCGGACGAGATGGAAATGGAAGCGGAAGAGAAGTACCGCCGCACGAGCCAACTCCTGGGGGTGAAGCTCGAACACCTCTCCGGCCGGTTTCCCCCCAACCTCTCCAGCGGGGAGAAACAGCGCGTCGCCATAGGGAGGTGCATCACCCGTGATCCCGCCCTCTTCCTCATGGATGAACCGTTCTCCCATCTCGACCAGCCGCTCAGGGAGGAATACCGGCGTCAGCTCAAGGCCCTCCTCTCCTACTTCGACGTGACCACGGTGTACGTGACCCACGACCAGCACGAGGCCCTCCTGCTCGCGGACCGGCTCGTGGTCATGCGCGAGGGGAGGATCGAGCAGGCCGGGACCCCCGAGGAGATCTACCAGGCGCCCCGGAACCTCTTCGTGGCCGAGTTCCTCCATCCGCACCCCTCTCTCCCGGCCATCAACCTGATCCCGGGGGATCTCATGGGTCCCGAGTACCGGGAGAAGGTGATAGGCATACGGCCCGAAGACTTTTCCCTCAGATCTCCGCGTGCCGCCGGTGACTACATCCTGCCCGCCCAGGTGGTCTCGGTCTTCAAGAGCCCCCTCGCCATGGAAGCAGCCATGCGGCTCAAAGTGAAGGACCGGGTGTTCGTGGAAGTGCCGGTCCCCTCGGGCACTTCCCCTTCGGAGGGCGACGAGGTGGGCCTCCTCCCCTCGCGGATGCACATCTTCGATCCTCTCACAGGAGAGCGGACCGCCACCCATCACATGCAAGTGCACCTCTGAAATCCCGAGGCCGGACAAAAACACTTGACGGGTGAGCGGATTGGGGCTACTATACAAGCTGAGTAGCAGGAAACAGAATGTAGGATGTTGAGAGCTTCTTCGCCTTTCTCCATTCCTCACTGGTTCCGTATACTCCCCTATCGTAGATAGGGTGAATGATGACCCCGTTCGGGGAAAGAGGTTTTTTTGTATGTCTTTCAAGATTTATGTGGGTAATCTCAATTACCAGACCACAGAGGACACTCTCCGCCAGCTCTTCGAGCAGTACGGAGAGGTCGAGTCGGTGAAGATCATCACCGATCGCGATTCGGGTTTTTCCAAGGGCTTTGGCTTTGTGGAAATGTCAAGCGAAGAGGCAGGAGAAGCAGCCATCAGCGCACTCAACCAGCATGAACTCGAAGGCAGACAGCTGAGAGTCAACAAGGCTCATGAGCGCCGTCGGTCCTCTTTCGGAGGCGATCGCTCCCGGAGCTCCTCATATCGCTATTACTGACCACTGAGAGTGATCGAGAAGGCCGGCTGTCGCCGGCCTTTTTTCGTCTTACCCTGGGATGAAGGACGAAAAAAGGCTCCCAGAGAAAGGAGGAAAACTCTGGAAGCCAGTATCAAAAGGGGGGGACTGGAGGTTGTGTCTTTACTATACACATCGATCCCCGGATTGTCAAGAGAAAAATTGAAGATTTTTGAGGTTTTTGAGATATTTGAGATTTTTCCCGGCCGAGGCCCGCCATCGGCTATTGAAAAAAGGGAGGAACTCCTCCATCATGATGGATTGAAGCCACCGATGAGCGACGTGAACCGTGAACGAGACTGGTTTCCTCTGGACAATGCGGCGAAGATCTTTCCTCCGATCACGGGTCGGAGGAAGACGACGGTGTTTCGGATCTCCGCCACGCTGAAGAAACCGGTGGTGTACGAATCCATACGCGAAGCCCTCCGTCTCACTCTGCACAGATTCCCCTACTTCCAGGTCAGGATAAGACGGGGGTTCTTCTGGTACTACTTCGATCGGATCTCCCATCTTCCCCCCCTCGAACGAGATCCGGAGTATCCTTGCATGTGGGACCCCACGAGGAGTCCCGGGATCCCCCTCCGCATCCGTATCTCGCACGGGAGGATCGCCCTCGAGGTGGCCCACGCCCTCACCGATGGAATGGGTGCCCTCGAGTTCCTCAAGACCCTCATGGCCTCCTATCTTTCCATAGAGGAAGGGCTCTCCATTCCATCCTCACCCCACCTCCTTTCCCCCTTCTCCACACCACATCCAGAGGAGACCGAGGACAGCTTCGCACGACATTATCAACCCGGGATTCCGAGTTCCTCGATCCCTCCCCGAGCCTTCCACGTTCTCGGATCTCTCATACCTCCAGGTCGTTACTACATCACCACGGGGCTCGTCCCCTCCGATGGGCTCAGAGGGCTCGCGCGGTCATACCACACCACGGTCACCGCCCTTCTCACCGCACTCTATTTCCTGTCGTTCCATACCATCATCCGTGAGGGCAAAGCCAAGGGGTCGAAACCCATCATCATCCAGATACCCGTGAACCTCAGGCGCCTCTTCCCCTCCCAGACGATGCGCAACTTCTTCCTCCTCATGTTCCCCAGGATCGATCCTCGGCTGGGCGAGTACGAGTTCGAGGAGATTCTCTCCTACGTGACTCATTTCATGAAGATGGAGAGCACACCGAAGGCCCTCGCTCCACAGATAAGGAGGAACGTGGGGGGAGAGCGCAACCCCTTCGCCCGATTCGTACCGGTGTTTCTCAAGGACCTCGTGCTCAGTCGGATGTACGAGATCATGGGAGACAGGAGGGCCACGAGCAGTCTCTCCAATCTCGGGGTGGTGCAGGTTCCGGAAGAGATGCGGCCGTACATCGAACGTTTCGACTTCTACCCTCCCCCCAATCCCATCATGAAGATCTGCGCGGGGGTGATCACCTTCGGGGATACGGTTTCCCTGAGCTTCGGAAGGCTCATCCATGAACCGGTGGTGGAGCGGGTCTTCTTCCGATGGCTCACCGAGAAGGGACTCCCCGTTACCATAGAGACCAATGTCCAGGAGGACTACCACCTGTGAAACGATGCAACTCCTGCGGGATCATGACGAGGGAGGAGAGGGACACATGCCCTCTCTGCGGGACGCCGTTCTCCGAGAGCGGCGCACATCCCGAGGAAGGGATGCACCGCACTTCCCCCAACAGCGAGGATCTTCCCGCCTCGGGCAACGCTTCCATCGTCCTTCCCCTGGTGACGGTGTTCTCCCTCATGACGGGCATGGTGGTGGCTGCGGTTGATCTCCTCGTGACCGGGGGCATCACCTGGTCCCGTTATCCTCTCGTCTCCATCCTCTTCGTCTGGTCCCTCACCCTCTCGGCCGCGGCACTCCACAAGAGGCCGCTCCTCTTCTCTGGATCCATCCCGGTGGCCGCTTCCGCATTTCTCCTCGTACTGGATCTCCTCGACGATGGTGCACTCTCGTGGTCACTCAGGCTCGGTCTGCCGCTCGTACTGGTGAGCGCCCTCGCCCTTGTCGGCCTCACCGCCTTCATCATCAAGGGCAAACACCACGGATACCTGGTCCTGGGAACCATCCTCGTGATCGTGGCCTTCGTCACCACCGCCGTCAATCTCATCACCAATCGGTATCTCGGGGTCCCGAGGATACTGGACTGGGCGCTCATCGTGGATGCGATCGCCCTTCCACTCTCCTGGTTCTTCTTCTATCTCCACTTCGGACTCAAGAAGGAACTCCACCTCGAGAAGTTCTTCCATCTCTAGTGCACTCCAGTGCAAAAGAGGCCCTCCCCGCAGGGAGGGCCTGGAGGACCATGCACATGGTCGTGA from Spirochaeta thermophila DSM 6192 includes these protein-coding regions:
- a CDS encoding alpha/beta hydrolase — its product is MALRSYEEHVVDHAGVRLFYRLWIPDRVKAVVIVAHGFGEHSGNFVELAGRLADEGCAVYAPDHYGHGQSGGARGYIPSWDVFHGELSLFREKAVRDFLDRPVFLYGHSMGGTIVLEYAATEGEGLAGVVASAPALSLEGIPPWRRTLGRLLAALLPGLRIPSGLDTGGLTRDPVMLKRLLSDPLSHGLGSPRLVVEMEGAIERCHERAPGLTIPLLVLQGRRDHVVSPPATERFFQHAGSSDKRLLWVEEGLHKLEHDLARQHVLEEVLLWVRTHLPAR
- a CDS encoding DUF6320 domain-containing protein → MKRCNSCGIMTREERDTCPLCGTPFSESGAHPEEGMHRTSPNSEDLPASGNASIVLPLVTVFSLMTGMVVAAVDLLVTGGITWSRYPLVSILFVWSLTLSAAALHKRPLLFSGSIPVAASAFLLVLDLLDDGALSWSLRLGLPLVLVSALALVGLTAFIIKGKHHGYLVLGTILVIVAFVTTAVNLITNRYLGVPRILDWALIVDAIALPLSWFFFYLHFGLKKELHLEKFFHL
- a CDS encoding RNA recognition motif domain-containing protein; translated protein: MSFKIYVGNLNYQTTEDTLRQLFEQYGEVESVKIITDRDSGFSKGFGFVEMSSEEAGEAAISALNQHELEGRQLRVNKAHERRRSSFGGDRSRSSSYRYY
- a CDS encoding ABC transporter ATP-binding protein; this encodes MAEINLVHVYKYFYPAFSFKNFFRKKGALLGPREPHFALTDVNLTIPDARTTVVLGPTGCGKSTLLRIIGGLLPPDQGKVLFDGKDITELPPGERRIGMVFQDYALYPHLTVKTNILSYFFFKKWTKQWSDEMEMEAEEKYRRTSQLLGVKLEHLSGRFPPNLSSGEKQRVAIGRCITRDPALFLMDEPFSHLDQPLREEYRRQLKALLSYFDVTTVYVTHDQHEALLLADRLVVMREGRIEQAGTPEEIYQAPRNLFVAEFLHPHPSLPAINLIPGDLMGPEYREKVIGIRPEDFSLRSPRAAGDYILPAQVVSVFKSPLAMEAAMRLKVKDRVFVEVPVPSGTSPSEGDEVGLLPSRMHIFDPLTGERTATHHMQVHL
- a CDS encoding glycosyltransferase family protein; translation: MKPRQTIALGINGEGRGHASRALSILPSLVERYRVVVYAPHTIRPLFRPFTREGVELRDLPHIHYITEEFKINYPATIRSNLPLLLRFPTILATLRASLREERVDFVVSDYEPFLSRAAVRERIPCLLLNHPGVVLRSFSLFPDALAAKLVSLFMMPSGGTRLLSSFYRGTVGPLIREEIREQVPTPGERFLVYAKPCFKAQVVEILEELGVPYDLFPDPHKDFPSHLARCRGVITGAGHQIIAESLYLGKPVCAIPFKGQYEQRLNAIMLERSGRGLHAPPSRLKEKLTEFIHQIETFPRQPSTSEPICTTDSTGAVLRYIRAALARRPVGVSPVPVKVNP